The following are encoded together in the Cherax quadricarinatus isolate ZL_2023a chromosome 37, ASM3850222v1, whole genome shotgun sequence genome:
- the LOC128702409 gene encoding neuropeptide-like protein 30, with protein sequence MNYLRALMMVVVVVATVAMAMAYPDPVSQYGYGGGRFGGGFGGGFGGGFGRGGFGRGGFGHGGFGGGRFGGGFGGHHGGFGHGYGGGFGK encoded by the exons ATGAATTACCTCCGAGCCTTG atgatggtggtggtggtggtggccacggTGGCAATGGCCATGGCTTACCCAGACCCTGTGAGTCAGTATGGATACGGTGGCGGTAGATTCGGCGGCGGATTCGGCGGCGGATTCGGCGGAGGATTTGGTCGTGGTGGATTTGGTCGTGGCGGATTTGGTCATGGTGGATTCGGTGGCGGTAGATTCGGAGGCGGCTTTGGCGG TCATCATGGCGGCTTTGGTCATGGTTATGGTGGTGGCTTCGGCAAGTAG